Proteins encoded in a region of the Ornithodoros turicata isolate Travis chromosome 3, ASM3712646v1, whole genome shotgun sequence genome:
- the LOC135389716 gene encoding uncharacterized protein LOC135389716 — protein MGCKRIRTTAYHPASNGLVERFHRQLKVALRAAPETPWPEVIPLALLGIRSTFKPDIGCSVAEMVYGTSLRLPGDLICPLPGSTALSPPDYVSRLRRTMAALRPATSRPSRVSSAFQHPDLASCTHVFVRCDAVRKPLQPPYTGPHLVLRRSPNFYTIQLNGREDTVALERLRTA, from the coding sequence atgggctgcAAGCGGATTCGAACGACTGCCTACCACCCGGCGTCAAACGGCCTCGTGGAGCGCTTCCACCGACAGCTCAAGGTTGCCCTCCGGGCTGCTCCCGAAACACCCTGGCCAGAAGTCATACCGCTCGCGCTCCTGGGGATCCGTTCCACCTTCAAACCTGACATAGGCTGCTCCGTCGCCGAGATGGTATACGGCACGTCCCTACGCCTCCCCGGAGATCTCATTTGCCCGTTGCCAGGCAGCACTGCTCTCTCACCACCTGACTACGTTTCGCGGCTCCGCCGTACTATGGCCgcccttcgtccagcaacatcTCGGCCCTCGCGTGTGTCCTCGGCCTTCCAGCATCCCGACCTCGCCTCCTGCACACACGTCTTTGTGCGCTGTGACGCTGTACGGAAGCCCCTGCAACCGCCCTACACAGGCCCTCACCTCGTGCTGCGCCGTTCACCCAACTTTTACACCATTCAGCTGAACGGCCGCGAGGACACTGTTGCCTTAGAACGGCTTAGAACGGCTTAA
- the LOC135389717 gene encoding uncharacterized protein LOC135389717 yields MRSKVTKTYGKLRRDGHQVSIQWISSHCKIPGNEKADEAEREAHYLTCRENIPLTKDDIKRAAKRTADVEMKKLLANLHWRHSRLVALDGPYNYTGCRYISRTNAALIHRLRLGTAFTRAYRYKLNMTDVPTCRQCHTSEDIHILLHCTKYEDERKILEKRLFTLDSRPLTIAKILGAWSIDDNCRKAAGYLLQFLKAASLRDL; encoded by the coding sequence ATGCGGAGCAAAGTTACCAAGACATACGGTAAACTCAGACGAGACGGACATCAGGTATCCATCCAGTGGATCTCCAGCCACTGCAAGATTCCTGGAAACGAGAAGGCGGACGAGGCTGAAAGAGAAGCCCACTACCTGACATGCAGAGAAAACATACCACTGACCAAAGACGACATCAAAAGGGCAGCAAAGCGAACGGCAGATGTGGAGATGAAGAAGCTCCTGGCCAATCTACACTGGAGGCACTCCAGGCTTGTCGCCCTCGATGGTCCATATAACTACACAGGCTGTAGATACATCAGCCGAACTAACGCAGCACTCATTCATCGACTCCGACTTGGTACTGCTTTCACACGAGCTTATAGATATAAGCTAAACATGACCGACGTCCCTACATGTAGACAATGCCACACAAGCGAAGACATCCATATACTACTGCACTGCACGAAATATGAGGACGAGAGAAAGATACTCGAAAAGCGTCTCTTTACACTGGACAGCCGGCCACTTACCATTGCAAAGATTCTGGGCGCATGGTCTATAGACGACAATTGCCGCAAGGCGGCAGGCTACCTGCTCCAATTTCTCAAGGCCGCAAGTCTGCGGGACCTGTGA